The DNA region ACACTGCATCGCCCACTTACCTGTGTTACCACCGATATCGACAATGTGGCTTGGTTTGTTGGCAAACACTTCTTTTAGTAGCAATGGGAAGGAACGGTCTGAGTAGAAATGATCAAACTTGAACCAGCTCTGCTTCGCTTGCTCTGGTAAGGTCGATAGCCCTTGGTAAATGGTTTCCCAATCACCCAGTTCTTTTAAGCCTGACGGTTTGCCCTCTTTGATCGCATCGGTTAGGTGCATCATTGCGGCATAACAAACGTCCGCTGTGAAATCCATGTTGGCTTGCGTCATGCCATCATAAAGCAAATAGAAGCCAAGGTTTGCCAATGAGTAGTTAGGTTTTTCCCACAGCACGATATGCGCGCTAATGGCCATGTCTAACAGCACTTTGACGCCATATTCAGATACGCCTGTTTTCTCTGCGATCTCTACGGCATTCATGCCTTTTGAGCCCGCACTATCCAACGCAGCTAAAATCCCAAGATCTCGAAGTGTTCTCGCGGTCTGGAAAACAATAGGGGCGAAAGATAATTTTTGAGCTTCTGTTTTTGCTTCAAAAGCGTTGAATGGATCAATATTTTGATTTAACACGAAAAAACCTAACTACTATTAATAAAATTATTGTTGAGACTCAGCACCTAAAAGTGCGATGGCTCTCTGAATATCAACATTCAGGTTGTTAACCCAACGATTGTAATTACGGTGAATTTTGCCATCACTCGCTTTTAGATTTACTGAGTTGAGATAAATAATTGAATAATATTTGTTGTTATATGGAATTTTTACTTCAGCAAAATGGCTACGAACGTGAATTTTGGCAATTAATACACCTGGGCTCACTTCTTCTATCGTCCAACCACGATTAGTTGCCGATTGCACAATCGCAGCTTTTACTTGTTTATTTTGAAGATCATAAGCAACTGGAGTATCCTCCACATTCATTACAGGTTGTACTCTTCCACAACCGACAAGAAGCACTGTTAATAACACAGAGATAAGCAGCTTTAAGCGAGACATGGTCGTTTCCTTTTATTGTGACTCTGGTGAAACCCAGATTCTATCGAGCTGTAAAATAAACAATTTAAACAAATATGCCAAACTCGAAGATCAAAATTTCGTTTAATATCGATGCATTATCCGCCAATTCATTGGGTTTAAATCAACCAGAAGAATGGGAGCAGTGGGCATCGGACTGTATATGGCCTGAAGAGGGCAAATTACACGTCGCAGATATCCCACCAATGATGCGCCGACGTATGAGCGCATTAAGCAAACTTGCGGTACAAACCGCGATTGGTTTACTCAAACAGTACGATGTGGATTACTTGGTTTTTGCGAGTCGCCATGGTGAGTTACATCGCAGCGCAGCGTTGATTGAAGACATTATCCAAGGCGAAGAAGCTTCCCCAATGGCGTTTTCTCAGTCGGTGCACAATACCGCAGCGGGCTTGGCAACCATTGCGACTAAGCAACCTATCCCATTGACGTCGATTGCGGCATCAGAGAACACTTTTCAAAGCGCATTGATTGAAGCGTGGTTGTTTCTCGCAGAAAACCCAGACAAAAAAGTACTGTTTATCGACTTTGATGAACCCTTGCCTGATGCTTACTCGGAGTTTGAGACCCAGCAGTATCAAGGTTATGCCGTCGGTATGGTGTTGTCTGCTGGTGACGATTTTAAGATAGAGCAAGTCGCAACAGAAAAAAGCGGACACACGTCCCAACCTTGCCCGCTCCCACAAGGATTAGCTTTCTTAAAACACTATCTTTGTGAAGATCCAAGCTGGTTGATTCATTCGCCACAGCAAGCGTGGGAATGGCATCGTCGATGAGGGTTTTGAATCAATATTGGCGTGTCTTTGCTACTGGCTTTTGTTTTTCCGTATTTGGGCTTGGCGGTCTAGTACTCAGTTTTATCGTCATTCCACTCATTGGTTTAACCACCTCCGATCAAACCGCCAAGGAATATAAAGTCCAAGGTGCGATACAGTTTGCTTTTAATACCTTCTGTAAATTGATGAAATTTACTGGCGCAATCGATTATAAGATCATCGGCGCAGATATTATTCAACAAGATCAAAATTGCCTTATTGTTGCCAACCACCCAAGTTTAATTGATTACGTTCTTATCGCATCTCAATTAAAGCGTTGCGATTGTTTAGTAAAGTCAGCGATTTGGGCCAACCCATTTATGAAACACATTGTGAAAGCTGCGGGTTATATTCCTAATGAAGCTCCTGATGATTTATTAACAATGTGTGAAGAACGTTTTGATAATGGCAATGTATTGCTCATTTTTCCGGAAGGCACAAGAACCACTCCTGGGGTAAAATCAAAATTACAGCGTGGTGCTGCACAAATAGCAGTAAGAACGCAGCGAGATTTAAGAGTTGTACATATTACGGTGACGCCTAGCTTCTTAACAAAAGAGAAAAAGTGGTATCAAGTTCCGGCGACAAAACCCTTTTTCAAAGTGGAAGTGAAGGATAAAGTTGAGATTGAGCCTTTTATAAAGCAAACTACGTCCCCAACAATAGCGGCTCGTCGCTTACAGCAGCATTTAGCTGATACTATTTTTCCAGAATTATAAGCAGGTCCCAGTGGAACAATTACACAACAATATCAAGCAACTTATTATTGACGCATTGAACCTAGAAGATTTAACCGTCGACGATATTGAAACCGAAGCGCCGCTGTTTGGTGATGGTCTAGGCTTGGATTCTATTGATGCACTTGAGCTTGGCTTAGCGATTAAAAAGCAATATAACATTGTCATTGACGCTGACGATTCAAATACACGTGAGCACTTTGCTTCAGTAGCTAACCTTGCGAAGTACATTTCTTCTCAAACTTCTTCCCAAGATAATGAATAGTTTTTAGGTATATTCATGACAGATGTAAATAAAGATCAAGTATTTGAACAAGTTAAAGATGCACTGGTAGAACTGTTTGAAATCGACGCTGCGGATATCCAGCCAGAAGCACACCTTTACACCGATCTCGACCTAGACAGCATTGACGCGGTAGACCTTGTGGTTCATCTGCAAAATGTCACTGGTAAGAAAATCAAGCCAGCTGAATTCAGCACCGTTCGTACGGTGGATGACGTGGTAACGGCTGTCGCTGAACTTCTTAAGGAAAGTTAATGCGCCAATTGCTGACTGGTCTGTCTGCAATTGTCCTGTTTGCCTACCCTTTTGCTGTTTACTTCGGCATTGATCGATTTGGCTTAAACCTCGTTGGGGGCTTGTTAATTGCAGCGTTGCTCTTGCGATTATTGGTTGCAAACAAGACCCCGCTGAAAGAATTTAAGTTTCTTGCTTTCACCACTGGCATTGTTGGTATCGTTCTGGTCACCCTTGGGGTTGTATTTAAGCAACACGGGTGGCTGAAGTTCTATCCTGTCGTGGTGAACCTTTGCATGCTTGGGGTGTTCGCCCTCAGCTTAAGACAGCCTCAAACCATCATTGAGCGATTGGCTCGGCTTCAAGAACCAGATTTGCCTGAAAGCGGCGTACTCTACACACGTAAAGTCACTCTGGTGTGGTGCGCATTTTTTATTATGAATGCGGCAACTGCACTGTATACCTGCTTTGAATCCATCGAGATTTGGACGTTATACAACGGCCTGATCAGCTACCTACTTGCAGGCAGTTTATTTGCCGGTGAATGGATAGTGCGCCAATTTGTACGAAAGGAACACTAGATCGTATGAACACCCGTTCTTCTGACTTCTCTTCTATTGCCATGTTAATGCGCGCTCAACGTCCTGAACCATCGGTCGTCGCCTTCGAGTCCGCTCAAGAAAAAACATGGGATGAATTTCAGCGCAGTGTTTCCGCTCTTAAAAGACAACTCGACGCCAATCCATCACAGCGTATTGCTCTTTGCTTTGCCAATAGCTACCTGTTTGCCATCAGTTTTCTTGCTTGTTGCCATGCCAATAAAGCCATCGTTTTGCCAGGGAACTACCAACCAGAAGCATTAAAAGAACTTGATGAACATTACGACCTCGTCCTTCATGATGCTGACGTTTCGGTACCAGACAGCTTGACCACACGTTGTGTGACGGAAGAAGCGGATGACCGCTCGATGGAGTGGCACTCGCTTAACGCCAGCGCTCTGAGCATCACTTTGTTTACGTCCGGTTCTAGCGGTAAACCCAAAGCCATCGCGAAAACACTTAAACAACTGGATGTCGAAATTGCGATTCTTCAATCCTTATGGGGAGAGAAAATCGCTGGCTGTCAGATTGAAAGTACGGTCTCTCATCAGCATATTTATGGCTTACTTTTCCGCGCGCTTTGGCCACTTTGTGCTGGTCGCGCTTTCGCTACCCACAATCTGGAGTTTCCAGAGCAAATTGTGAATCATGCCACCAGCAATACCGCTTTAATTAGCAGCCCTGCTCTGCTCAAGCGTCTCACCGAGGAACATAAACCGACGGCATTGCGCTGCGTTTTCTCCTCTGGTGGCCCATTACCGAATGACGCCGCACAACACAGTGCTGAGATTTTTGGTGACTATCCAGTCGAAGTATTTGGTAGTACAGAAACGGGCGGTATTGCTTATCGTCAACAACTTACTGCTACACAACCTTGGACGCTGTTCCCTGGAGTTGAAGCGGCATTAAACCATGAAAATTGTTTAAAGCTTCGCTCACCGCACATCGATGAAAACGCTTGGTATCAAACCGCAGATGAATGCTATTTCCATGATAGTATTTCTTTCGAATTACGCGGCCGCACAGACCGAATCGTTAAGGTCGAAGAAAAACGTGTGTCTTTGGTTGAAGTAGAAAAACGTTTAGAACAACTGCCTTGGATTAAGGAAAGTGCTGTTATTCCTATGGAGCAAGCAGGACGATTGTCGCTTTTTGCTGTCATAGTATTGAACGAGCAAGGCCAGAAGACGTTAAGTGAGCTGGGCAAAGGCAAGTTTTGGCTGGCACTGAGAAAAGCGCTACGTAACTGGTTAGAGCCGATTGCGATACCACGCAAATTCCGAGTGCTGGATGAAGTGCCACTTAACAGCCAAGGTAAGCGACAAGTCGCTGAAATAGAAAAACTATTCCAAGAATAATTAAGCATCGAACATGGACAAAAGAAAACCAACGCTCAAGAACATAGACGTGTTAGATCAGACAGCAACCATTGAGATGCTTGTCGACGCTGACATCATGGATTTCCAAGGGCACTTTACGCATTTCCCCCTACTGCCGGGCGTAACTCAAATCGATTGGGCGCTGTTTTATGCCGTCGAATACCTCAATACGCCTGCAGTATTTAAAGGGATGGAAGTGATCAAATTCCAAGAACCTATCCTGCCAGATATGCAGGTTAGCTTATCGCTGTCTTGGGATTCTGAACGTGAAAAGCTGGCGTTCAAATATACTTCTCAACCCGCTGAACAGACGATTGTTCACTCATCTGGCAAAATGAAATTGGGTAGCTAGTGTGAGCGGCGCAAACTCCTATCAACCGTGCTTTCTGATCCCTTGCTATAACCATGGTAGCACCATCGCAGCCGTTGTAGATTCTCTCGCGTCATTTTCCATGCCCATTTTGGTCGTGGATGACGGCAGTGAAGAGGCGACAAAACAAACACTGGATGCGTTAGCAAACGAAGAGAAAATCACCTTAATTCGTCTGACCGAAAACCAAGGGAAAGGCGGAGCGGTAATGGCTGGTATTCAACAAGCCTACGCGGATGGCTTTAGTCATGCGATTCAAATCGACGCCGACGGTCAACATGATCTTGATGCTCTACCTAATCTGCTTCAAGCGTCACAAGATAAGCCAGATAACTTGATTTCAGGTCAACCGATTTACGACGACAGCGTACCAAAATCGCGTCTATATGGCCGATACGCGACCCATATCTGGGTATGGATTGAAACCTTGTCTCTGTCGATTAAAGACAGCATGTGCGGCTTTCGTGCTTATCCTCTCGAAGCTACGGCCAACGTCCTCAAGAAGAATAAGATTGGTAAACGAATGGACTTCGATATCGAGATCCTTGTTCGCATGTATTGGGATGGCACTGATATCGACTTTGTTCCGACTCGGGTGATTTACCCTGAAGGCGGTATTTCTCACTTTGACGCGTTGTGGGACAACGTCAAAATCAGTTGGATGCATACTCGCTTGTTCTTTGGCATGTTGCCACGCATTCCATCTTTGTTAGCTCGAAAACGTCAATCTAAAGACATCGAACAAAAGCACAATCAAAGCGATGCGCATTGGTCGAAACGCAAAGAGCAAGGCACCGTTTTAGGCATCAAGACGCTTCTGGCGATCTACCGTCTGTTTGGCCGCAAAGCGTTCGACTTCATCCTGAAGTTAGTGATGCGCTATTACCACCTTACTGGTAAGTCTTCACGTCAAGCATCTGAGCTTTATCTCAACCAATTACAGACTTACGCGAAACAGCAAAGTTTAGTGTTACCACAGCCACTCGATAGCTATCATCATCTTTTGTCATTTGGCCGCACCATGCTGGATAAGCTGGCCGCGTGGCAAGGTGACTTTGACGTGAGTAATCTCACCATTCACGGTCAGCACCACTTCGAAGCAATGGCAGAGAAACAACAAGGTGTGGTCATTCTGGGCTCACACCTAGGCAACATAGAACTGTGCCGCGCACTTGGTCGTCGCCATTCTCATGTCAAAATTAATGCTTTGGTGTTCACCGAACACGCTGAGCAGTTCAATGCGGTCATGAAAGCCGTAAACCCGAGCTCAGAACTCAACGTGATTCAAGTCAGCTCAATGGGGCCAGACACCGCCATTTTGCTACAACAAAAAATTGAGCAAGGTGAATGGGTTGTGATTGTGGGAGATCGCACTTCAACCAGCGTTGAAAGCCGCGTGGTTTGGGCAGACTTTTTAGGTAAATCCGCCCCCTTCCCTCAAGGCCCATTTATGTTGGCCTCGGTACTGAAAGCGCCGGTTTATTTGCTGTTTGGCCTACGAGACGACAATGCCATCACCCCGCACTTCAATGTGTACTTCGAACATTTTAGTGACCAAATCGTCCTACCACGCAAAACGCGCCAAGCAGCGTTAGATAATGTGGTACAGCAATACGCGCAACGATTGGAGCACCATACTCTGCAAGCACCGTTGCAGTGGTATAACTTTTTCAACTTCTGGACTTTAAGTAATCAGCGACATGACAACGAACACTAATCAAAACATTACCTTCGGCGCACAAGCTCTTTCTATCGAAGATGTGGTTGCGATTGCACAAGGCGCAAACGCAAGCATGAATGCGTCACCAGAATTTACGTCTAAGATCGATCGTGGCGTCGCTTTTCTAGAGAAATTGCTGAAAGAAGAAGGCGTCATTTACGGCGTGACCACAGGTTACGGTGACTCGTGTACCGTCGCGATTCCACCAGCATTGGTTGATGAGTTACCGCTGCACTTAACTCGCTTTCATGGTTGTGGCTTAGGTGAAATCCTTTCCCACGAACAAGCAAGAGCCGTTCTTGCGACGCGTCTGTGTTCATTATCGCAAGGTGTATCGGGTGTTTCTCACGATCTACTTAACCAGATCGTAAACCTAATCAACCATGATGTTGCTCCACGTATTCCGCAAGAAGGCTCCGTAGGCGCAAGCGGTGACCTAACACCGCTTTCTTACCTTGCTGCAGCATTGATTGGTGAACGCGATGTGCTTTACAAAGGTGAAGTACGTCCAACCCAAGAAGTGTTTGCCGAATTAGGTATTAACCCAATTACGCTTAAGCCAAAAGAAGGGTTGGCGCTAATGAATGGCACATCGGTCATGACGGCGCTGGCTTGTATCGCTTATAAACGCGCAGAATATCTTGCGCAGTTGTGTACCAAGATAACGGCAATGGTATCGGTGGGCATGCAAGGGAATGATTTCCACTTTGATGAAGCCTTGTTCGCCGTGAAGCCACACCCAGGCCAACAACAAGTTGCCGCTTGGCTACGTAAAGACCTTAAAGCCGAGCGCCCACCACGCAATAGCGACCGTCTTCAAGACCGTTACTCTCTGCGTTGTGCTCCGCATGTGATTGGTATGGTGCAAGATTCTCTGCCTTGGTTACGTCAGTTGATCGAAAACGAACTCAACAGTGCTAACGACAACCCAATCATTGATGGTGACAACGAACGTGTACTGCATGGCGGTCACTTCTATGGCGGCCACATCGCAATGGCCATGGATACCTTAAAAGCGAACATTGCTAACCTTGCTGATTTGTTGGATCGTCAAATGGCACAGCTGATGGATTACAAGTTCAACAACGGCCTTCCGTTTAACCTGACCGGTGCAGAGGGCGAACGTAAACCAATCAACCACGGTTTCAAAGCAGTACAAATCGGCATCTCCGCATGGACAGCAGAGGCGCTGAAACACACCATGCCTGCAAGCGTGTTCTCTCGTTCAACAGAGTGCCACAACCAAGACAAAGTCAGCATGGGCACCATTGCTGCACGCGATTGTATGCGTGTACTGGAACTAACCGAACAAGTTGCAGCCGCGTCATTGCTGGCAAGTGTGCAAGCGGTAGAAATTCGTCGTCGCCATAACGAGCTTGATGAGCACCACATGAGCAGTAACTTGAAGATGATTCGCGATGCGGTACTGGAAGAGTTTGAGTTTGTTGTCGAAGATCGTCCTTTAGAGCATGATCTGCGTAACTTCATTGCTAAAATTCAGCAACGTCAATGGTCGTTGTACGCGGAGGCGTAATGCAAGAACAAGTCCTTTACCCTTTGGAAGCTGAGGTGACGATGATCACCTCATTTCAAGATGCAGATCCAATGGGTGTGATTTATCACGGAAACTTCTTTCGCTATTTTGAAGAAGCACGTCGTGTCCTAATGGAAAAGATTGAATACAGCTACCGCGATATGAATGAGTCTGGCTACATGTGGCCAATCATTGATACGCGCGTGAAGTACGTAAAAGCGATTCCGTTCAATCATGAAATTCGTATTACCGCAAAGCTGACAGAGTGGGAGAACCGCTTGCGCGTCGACTACGTGATCTACGATGCCAACACTGACCAACGTATGTGTAAAGCGCACACGACCCAAGTCGCGGTATCGATTGAGAAACAAGAGATGTGCTTTGCTTCACCTGCCGTATTCATGGACAAAATTGAACAATGGCACAAGCATGGGAGCCTTGCTTAATGCGCAAATGGTTATGCTCTTTATTGATGCTGTTCTCTGTTTCTGCTTGGGCTCAAGTGACTGATTTAGAATCCCTTCAACAGCAGTTATCTCAGAACGAGATAGTACGTGGTGACTTTAAACAAAGCCGCCACCTTGAAATGTTCAATCAACCGCTAACATCAACCGGTAAATTTACGCTCAGTAAATCGCATGGCTTATTGTGGCAACAACAAGTGCCATTTGCTGTGAACTTAGTGCTTACTCAAAACAAGTTGCGTCAAACGTTTGGGGATCAAGTTTCAAAGATCATTACGGCCCAAGAAAACCCAATGGCGTTTTACTTCAGCCATGTGTTTCTTTCGGTATTCCATGGCGATACAGCAGCGCTAAAAGCGCAATTTACGCTTAATTTCTCTGCTCAAGAAAACGGTAAATGGCAACTGGCTCTAACGCCTAAACAAGCGCCCCTCAATGCGGTATTTAAAGTGATTACCCTTTCTGGTGAACAACATATCGACCAATTAATGCTAGAAGAACTGCGTGGTGACAAAACAGAAATCGAGTTCACTCAACAGACTTCACTACCACTGGAAATGACGGATGCTGAAAAGGCTCAATTTGACTTCTAAATTCCGGCTAGGTTCGCACTCACTGGCTTTGGTTTGGTTGGGGATTGTAGTGCTTGCAAGTTCGCTGTTGCTGACGCAATGGCTTGGTAGCGAGCACTCACCAATTGAAACTAACATTCTTAAGCTATTGCCAGAAAATCAGCAAAACCCAATTGCTGAGCAAGCCTTCGACGCGGTTTCTAGCAGCATGAGTGATAAGGTTATTTTTGTTTTGTCGGCGCCAGATAAAGCCAAACTTTTTCAGGCTGCGGCAGCATTTGAGCAAGGCTTACAACAAACTCAGCACTTTACTGAAATTGTCGGCAAAATCTCACCAGACAAGCAAAAAGCATGGGCAAGTTACTATTTCAAGCATCGCTTTCAGCAACTCACTCCTGAACAACGCGTACGATTAACAACAAATCCTCAAGCGCAAGTTCAGCATGTGATTCAATCTCTCTACAATCCCTTTTCTGGTGTGACAGGACAAGAGTTACAAACCGACCCGTTCTTACTCTTCCGTGATTATTTAGGTCAGGTAACTCAACAAACCTCAGCGTTTTATTTAGAAAATGGGTATTTGTTTACCGAGAAGAAAGGCCAATCTTATTTGTTGATCACGGCGACATTGGGTGGCTCACCTTACGCATTATCAACCCAATTGGCGGTGCCTGAAATTGACCAATTGGAACACACCATTGCTAACAAATATGGCGTACAAACGGCACATACTGGTGTGCTGTTTTATGCCGATTTTGGAACCCAGAGCGCGAAGTCAGAAATCAGTACCATCGGCGTATTCTCTCTGCTAGGAATTGTGGTGCTGTTTCTTGTCGTCTTCCGTAGTGTAACGCCATTGGCTTTAGCACTATTGTCTATCTCGGTTGGACTTGCCGTCGCACTAGGTATCACGACATGGATTTTTGGCAGAGTTCACCTGTTTAGCTTGGTTTTTGGCGCGAGTCTGATTGGGGTTTCCATTGACTACGCTTTCCATTATCTAACAGAACGATTAGCCACTGGTAATCAATGGGACAGCCGCTTGGGGCTGAAACACATCTTTGTTGCAATCACACTTGGGCTTGTCACCAGTTTGATTGGCTATTTAGGTATGCTGGTCGCGCCTTTTCCCGGGCTGCAGCAGTTGGCTCTGTTCTCATCGATTGGTTTGATTGCCGCCTATGCGACCGTCGTGGCTTGGTATCCGATATTGGCGACAAAGCCCTCTCAATCGGCCGCAATTTTACCGGGTAAACGCTTGCTCTCAGTTTGGTTAAACTTATGGCAGCGCCCTGCTTTCAAATTCGGTTTGCCTGTGTTGTGTTTAGCCATCAGCGGATACTATCTTGCTCAACTCAAATACGATGATGATATTCGCCAACTGCAAGCCATGCCAGCGACGTTAAAGCAACAAGAAGCCTTGATAACACAAGTGAGCGGCATGCAGGCATCACAACAAATGTTGGTCGTTACTGCTGACTCAGATGAAGCCTTAATGCAGCGCTTGGAAAGCCTTGAGCTGATTTTAGTTAACTGGCAAAAAGAGCGCCTTATCAAAGGCCATCAGAGTTTGGCTCAATACTTAGGTTCGAATCAGTGCCAACAACAAGATTTCAACTTAATCAGCCACTTGTACCAAACTCAGGGGCCAGCATTAGCCGCAGGATTACAACTGACTAAAGTGCCAGAGTTACAAGCTGAATTTGCACCAATCACGCTATCACAGTACCTCAGTAACCCGGTATCAGAACCGATTCGCTTTCTGCATTTAGGTGAGATTGAAGGTAGATCAGCCGCCGTGATTACACTGAATGAAGTTAAGAACCTCGGGCTGGTGCAAGCGTTCGCTCAATCACAAGCTGACGTCACTTACCTAAACAAAGCAGAAGAAATTTCTACCCTGTTTGGCGAATACCGAATCAAAATCATGGAGCTATTGCTGGCAGCGACAGCCTTAATTTTTGCGGTATTAGTCAAACGCTACGGCTTTAAACACGCTTGGCGAATCTTGTTACCGTCTGCCATTGCTTGTGCCGGTGGTCTGGCATCCGCCGCGGCCGCGGGTTCAACGCTCAATCTGTTTAACTTACTTGGCCTGATTTTGATTCTTGGCATTGGTATCGAC from Vibrio hyugaensis includes:
- a CDS encoding MMPL family transporter, whose translation is MLKRLNLTSKFRLGSHSLALVWLGIVVLASSLLLTQWLGSEHSPIETNILKLLPENQQNPIAEQAFDAVSSSMSDKVIFVLSAPDKAKLFQAAAAFEQGLQQTQHFTEIVGKISPDKQKAWASYYFKHRFQQLTPEQRVRLTTNPQAQVQHVIQSLYNPFSGVTGQELQTDPFLLFRDYLGQVTQQTSAFYLENGYLFTEKKGQSYLLITATLGGSPYALSTQLAVPEIDQLEHTIANKYGVQTAHTGVLFYADFGTQSAKSEISTIGVFSLLGIVVLFLVVFRSVTPLALALLSISVGLAVALGITTWIFGRVHLFSLVFGASLIGVSIDYAFHYLTERLATGNQWDSRLGLKHIFVAITLGLVTSLIGYLGMLVAPFPGLQQLALFSSIGLIAAYATVVAWYPILATKPSQSAAILPGKRLLSVWLNLWQRPAFKFGLPVLCLAISGYYLAQLKYDDDIRQLQAMPATLKQQEALITQVSGMQASQQMLVVTADSDEALMQRLESLELILVNWQKERLIKGHQSLAQYLGSNQCQQQDFNLISHLYQTQGPALAAGLQLTKVPELQAEFAPITLSQYLSNPVSEPIRFLHLGEIEGRSAAVITLNEVKNLGLVQAFAQSQADVTYLNKAEEISTLFGEYRIKIMELLLAATALIFAVLVKRYGFKHAWRILLPSAIACAGGLASAAAAGSTLNLFNLLGLILILGIGIDYTLFFAEKARSLSTLLAITLSAITTVLSFGLLSLSQTHAIHSFGITVLSGIFIAWLLSPIAIMTEDKSQ